A window of the Brassica napus cultivar Da-Ae chromosome C5, Da-Ae, whole genome shotgun sequence genome harbors these coding sequences:
- the LOC106400599 gene encoding protein SPA1-RELATED 3-like isoform X3: MSSLRHRVLPPQILLKCPKEASFCLWLLHPEPSCRPSMSDLLQSEFMTEPRDNLEEREAAIELRDKIEEQESLLEFLLMIQQRKQESAYRLRDTVSLLSSDIEQVAKRQLVLKQKGSSYSDLGFLEEPSTLLASRKRFRQVIPPEETDDEESQGRSTFLESSRLMRNFKKLETVYFLTRRRQLKAAASGKSLTRHSPLSSENGRGSEKSSVSNSAAPKDLSQNDSRQGGWIDPFLEGLCKYLSFSKLRVKADLKQGDLLNSSNLVCSLAFDRDGEFFATAGVNKKIKIFECDSIVNNNQDIHYPVVELASRSKLSSVCWNSYIKSQIASSNFEGVVQIWDVGRSQLVTEMKEHKKRVWSINISSADPTLLASGSDDGTVKLWSINQGASIGTIKTKANVCCVQFPSDSGRSLAFGSADHKVYYYDLRNPKIPLSTMVGHGKTVSYVKFVDSSTLVSSSTDNTLKLWDLSMSASGVNETPLHSFAGHTNLKNFVGLSVSDGYIATGSETNEVFVYHKAFPMPVMSYMFSNTDSTSGLEVDDASQFISSICWRGLSSTLVAANSNGNIKILEMVA; the protein is encoded by the exons ATGTCTAGTTTAAGACATCGTGTGCTTCCGCCTCAGATACTGCTCAAATGTCCTAAAGAAGCTTCTTTCTGCTTGTGGCTCTTGCATCCAGAGCCAAGCTGTCGACCATCAATGAG TGACTTGCTGCAAAGCGAGTTTATGACCGAACCAAGAGATAATCTGGAAGAACGTGAAGCAGCAATAGAGCTTAGGGACAAAATCGAGGAACAGGAGTCGTTACTCGAGTTCTTGTTGATGATTCAACAGAGAAAGCAGGAGTCTGCTTATAGATTGAGGGATACAGTTTCACTTCTTTCTTCAGACATCGAGCAAGTTGCGAAGAGACAGTTAGTTTTGAAGCAAAAGGGAAGCTCATACTCTGATCTCGGCTTCCTGGAAGAGCCTTCAACATTATTGGCTTCAAGAAAACGGTTTAGACAAGTGATTCCCCCAGAGGAAACGGACGACGAGGAGAGTCAAGGAAGAAGCACGTTTCTTGAAAGCTCCAGGTTGATGAGAAACTTCAAGAAGCTAGAAACCGTCTACTTTCTGACAAGGCGCAGGCAACTCAAAGCTGCTGCTTCGGGGAAGTCATTAACTAGACATTCACCGTTAAGCAGCGAAAACGGAAGAGGTTCGGAGAAAAGCTCAGTAAGCAACTCTGCAGCACCGAAAGATCTTTCCCAAAATGATTCAAGACAAGGAGGGTGGATAGACCCTTTCCTTGAGGGTTTGTGCAAATACTTATCATTCAGTAAGCTCAGAGTGAAAGCAGATCTAAAACAAGGAGACTTGTTGAACTCTAGTAACCTTGTTTGCTCCCTTGCGTTTGACCGAGATGGAGAGTTTTTCGCTACTGCTGGTGTCAACAAGAAGATCAAGATCTTTGAATGTGATTCCATTGTTAACAATAACCAGGACATTCACTATCCGGTTGTGGAGTTGGCTAGCCGGTCAAAGCTGAGTAGTGTATGCTGGAACAGCTACATAAAGAGTCAGATTGCATCAAGTAACTTTGAAGGCGTTGTTCAG ATATGGGATGTTGGAAGAAGCCAGTTGGTTACAGAGATGAAGGAGCACAAGAAGAGAGTGTGGTCCATCAATATTTCATCAGCAGACCCGACTTTGCTAGCTAGTGGAAGCGATGATGGAACCGTTAAGCTATGGAGTATCAATCAG GGAGCTAGCATTGGAACCATCAAGACAAAGGCCAATGTATGTTGTGTCCAGTTTCCATCAGACTCGGGGCGGTCTTTAGCATTCGGCTCTGCAGATCACAAAGTGTATTACTACGATCTTAGGAATCCCAAGATTCCTCTTAGCACAATGGTTGGTCATGGTAAGACAGTGAGTTATGTCAAGTTTGTGGATTCGTCTACTCTTGTGTCTTCTTCTACTGATAACACGCTGAAGCTTTGGGACTTATCCATGTCTGCCTCTGGTGTTAACGAAACGCCTCTTCATTCATTTGCTGGACACACTAATCTAAAG AACTTTGTTGGCTTATCGGTCTCTGATGGGTATATAGCTACAGGCTCAGAGACTAACGAG GTTTTCGTGTACCACAAGGCATTCCCAATGCCGGTGATGTCGTACATGTTCAGCAACACTGACTCTACATCTGGTctagaagttgatgatgcctcACAGTTCATATCTTCCATCTGCTGGCGAGGACTGTCGTCTACCTTAGTCGCTGCTAACTCCAATGGCAACATCAAGATTCTGGAAATGGTGGCGTGA
- the LOC106400600 gene encoding beta-glucuronosyltransferase GlcAT14A — MGYVVNVEKRWVFPLVITSLVCVFLLATSFNMGLVSSLRKINGIFSIIPSPLAKNQTTKLDFAESKVAKQTRPHEDKLPRFAYLVSGSKGDVEKLWRTLRAVYHPRNQYVVHMDLESPVDERLELASRINKDPMYSKTGNVYMITKANLVTYRGPTMVANTLHACAVLLKRSANWDWFINLSASDYPLVTQDDLLHTFSTLDRNLNFIEHTSDLGWKEEKRAMPVMIDPGLYMLNKSDIYWVTPRRSLPTAFKLFTGSAWMALSRPFVEYCIWGWDNLPRTLLMYYTNFVSSPEGYFQTVICNVPEFSKTPLNHDLHYISWDTPPQQHPHVLSLNDTSQMISSGAAFARKFKRDDQVLDMIDKELLGRRNGDDGFTPGGWCGGKPKCSQVGDVANIKPGAGAQRLQGLVDRLVNEAKTGVNQCK, encoded by the exons ATGGGGTATGTAGTAAACGTGGAGAAGAGATGGGTATTCCCTCTCGTCATCACATCTCTCGTCTGCGTTTTCCTCCTCGCAACCTCTTTCAACATGGGCCTCGTCTCCTCCCTCCGCAAAATCAACGGCATTTTCTCCATCATCCCTTCCCCTCTCGCCAAAAACCAAACCACCAAGCTCGACTTCGCCGAGTCCAAAGTCGCTAAACAAACCCGTCCTCACGAAGACAAGCTCCCTCGTTTCGCGTACCTCGTCTCCGGGTCCAAAGGAGACGTGGAGAAGCTCTGGAGAACGCTTAGAGCAGTGTACCATCCGAGAAACCAGTACGTTGTCCACATGGATCTCGAGTCTCCCGTGGATGAGAGACTAGAGCTGGCTTCTCGGATTAATAAGGATCCCATGTATTCCAAAACCGGGAATGTCTATATGATAACAAAGGCTAATCTTGTCACGTATAGAGGACCGACGATGGTGGCTAATACACTTCACGCTTGTGCTGTTTTGCTTAAGAGAAGCGCTAACTGGGATTGGTTTATTAATCTCAGTGCTTCAGACTATCCCCTGGTTACACAAGatg ATCTGCTTCATACGTTTTCGACTCTGGACCGGAACCTCAACTTTATCGAACACACAAGTGATCTCGGTTGGAAAga GGAGAAGAGAGCAATGCCAGTAATGATTGATCCTGGACTCTACATGTTGAACAAATCAGATATATACTGGGTCACACCTCGTCGAAGTTTGCCAACTGCGTTTAAACTATTCACTG GATCTGCTTGGATGGCTCTGTCACGTCCCTTTGTAGAGTACTGCATATGGGGATGGGACAACTTACCAAGAACTCTCCTAATGTACTACACCAACTTCGTCTCATCGCCAGAAGGTTACTTCCAAACAGTAATCTGCAACGTCCCCGAGTTCTCAAAAACCCCGCTCAACCATGACCTCCACTACATCTCATGGGACACTCCCCCGCAGCAGCACCCTCACGTGTTGTCCCTCAACGACACGTCGCAGATGATATCCAGCGGTGCTGCGTTTGCTAGGAAGTTCAAAAGAGACGACCAAGTGCTCGATATGATCGATAAGGAGTTGCTTGGACGGAGAAACGGTGATGATGGTTTTACTCCTGGTGGGTGGTGCGGTGGGAAACCAAAGTGCTCCCAGGTCGGTGATGTGGCTAACATTAAGCCTGGTGCTGGAGCTCAGAGGCTTCAGGGACTAGTGGACAGGTTAGTCAACGAGGCTAAAACAGGAGTTAATCAGTGTAAATAG
- the LOC106397071 gene encoding proton pump-interactor 2 isoform X1 has protein sequence MSLRLIDNVTTSSYSDAPLFSSSKEQKQMGAQIIYCDGFEVVPPPPEMNDLILIGSDQSGGGGSNCGESTVTTEEDGTIFSGDSSPGWRETKLFSFYFVKQPAYDDLDIKSKISKADSEIYHWNKRRIDVYSAQKCQRAELSSLYAQMESLVARSQGRKVVLEDKKMEFDSLQEGLRCSSSDELDHLIFTAHYVVEHGSVKEEDWMLQETEKPGGMTLSDDSLAQKEASIHSLKLMAVEMNELKKELEAIAWNNQQLSDKIGQIQNKVMVLDAEMSYILEQRDKSYEKIKMLRIQRDKGNAAFYHSIAVMKRAKELAASGNVRDLEVYSSSEVDRFMARWNNDKAYREDYVKRISHSLCERQLSRDGRIRDPESEAQAVREKLLKTRKEGMAVHKMNREDSSSNSSQDGNVITEKQKKEVRKKAMDFNRSSAEESDVIDLEFPVYENPKKGEVDEETLKEKKREEQLEKAQLAMERKRKLQEKATAKAAIRAQKEAEKKLKECEKKAKKKAASNSSLLKSQEAINELEKVSTIAVSGKEKQRSMFPKRSFRYKHRARGTEALPKAILNRRKAQRYWVWGLSSAALALVLFLVFLLLR, from the exons ATGAGTTTACGTTTAATTGACAATGTCACCACTTCTTCTTATAGTGATGCTCCTCTGTTCTCGTCTTCTAAGGAACAAAAACAAATGGGTGCGCAAATTATATACTGTGATGGCTTCGAGGTGGTTCCTCCTCCCCCGGAGATGAACGACCTAATACTCATCGGAAGCGACCAATCCGGCGGCGGCGGCTCAAACTGCGGCGAATCGACTGTAACCACCGAAGAAGACGGGACTATTTTCTCCGGCGATAGTTCACCGGGATGGCGTGAAACCAAGCTTTTCTCTTTCTACTTCGTCAAGCAACCGGCTTACGATGATCTCGACATCAAATCCAAAATCAGTAAAGCTGATTCAGAGATTTATCACTGGAATAAACGGAGAATTGATGTCTACAGTGCTCAGAAATGCCAAAGG GCTGAGTTGTCGTCTTTGTATGCTCAAATGGAGAGTTTGGTTGCTAGATCGCAAGGACGTAAAGTGGTTTTGGAAGATAAGAAGATGGAGTTTGATTCTCTGCAGGAAGGTCTACGGTGCTCTAGCAGTGATGAACTTGACCATCTT ATCTTCACAGCACATTACGTGGTTGAACATGGAAGTGTGAAGGAAGAAGATTGGATGCTTCAAGAGACCGAGAAGCCTGGTGGGATGACTCTAAGTGATGACTCTCTTGCGCAGAAAGAAGCTTCCATACACAGTCTCAAG TTAATGGCTGTGGAAATGAATGAACTAAAGAAGGAGCTTGAAGCTATTGCATGGAACAATCAGCAGTTGAGTGACAAAATAGGACAGATTCAGAACAAGGTCATGGTTCTTGATGCAGAAATGTCATACATACTTGAGCAGAGAGACAAATCATATGAAAAGATTAAGATGCTGAGGATACAGCGAGACAAAGGG AACGCTGCGTTTTACCACAGCATTGCTGTTATGAAGAGAGCCAAAGAACTGGCTGCTTCTGGAAACGTTAGAGACCTTGAAGTGTACTCTAGCTCTGAG GTTGATAGGTTCATGGCTCGTTGGAACAATGACAAGGCTTATAGAGAGGACTACGTGAAAAGAATCTCGCATTCACTCTGTGAAAGACAGCTGAGCCGAGATGGGAGGATTAGAGATCCTGAAAGTGAAGCTCAGGCTGTTCGGGAGAAGCTGCTTAAGACTAGAAAGGAAGGTATGGCGGTTCACAAGATGAACAGAGAAGACTCCAGCTCAAACTCGTCTCAAGATGGGAATGTAATCACTGAAAAGCAAAAGAAagaagtgaggaagaaggcgATGGATTTCAACAGGTCAAGTGCTGAGGAGAGTGATGTTATAGACTTGGAGTTCCCGGTGTATGAAAATCCGAAAAAAGGAGAGGTTGATGAAGAAACATTGAAGGAGAAGAAACGAGAAGAGCAGCTAGAGAAAGCTCAGTTAGCTATGGAAAGGAAGAGGAAGCTACAAGAGAAAGCAACTGCTAAAGCTGCTATAAGAGCTCAAAAGGAAGCTGAAAAGAAACTCAAG gAGTGTGAGAAGAAGGCGAAGAAGAAAGCTGCATCAAACTCTTCTCTTCTCAAATCACAAGAAGCAATCAATGAGCTTGAAAAGGTGAGTACTATAGCAGTCTCAGGGAAAGAGAAGCAGAGATCAATGTTTCCAAAGAGGAGTTTCAGGTACAAACACCGTGCAAGAGGAACCGAAGCTCTTCCTAAAGCTATCCTAAACCGTAGAAAGGCTCAGAGGTATTGGGTTTGGGGACTCTCCTCTGCTGCACTTGCTCTAGTGCTCTTCCTTGTGTTTTTACTATTACGGTGA
- the LOC106397071 gene encoding proton pump-interactor 2 isoform X2 encodes MGAQIIYCDGFEVVPPPPEMNDLILIGSDQSGGGGSNCGESTVTTEEDGTIFSGDSSPGWRETKLFSFYFVKQPAYDDLDIKSKISKADSEIYHWNKRRIDVYSAQKCQRAELSSLYAQMESLVARSQGRKVVLEDKKMEFDSLQEGLRCSSSDELDHLIFTAHYVVEHGSVKEEDWMLQETEKPGGMTLSDDSLAQKEASIHSLKLMAVEMNELKKELEAIAWNNQQLSDKIGQIQNKVMVLDAEMSYILEQRDKSYEKIKMLRIQRDKGNAAFYHSIAVMKRAKELAASGNVRDLEVYSSSEVDRFMARWNNDKAYREDYVKRISHSLCERQLSRDGRIRDPESEAQAVREKLLKTRKEGMAVHKMNREDSSSNSSQDGNVITEKQKKEVRKKAMDFNRSSAEESDVIDLEFPVYENPKKGEVDEETLKEKKREEQLEKAQLAMERKRKLQEKATAKAAIRAQKEAEKKLKECEKKAKKKAASNSSLLKSQEAINELEKVSTIAVSGKEKQRSMFPKRSFRYKHRARGTEALPKAILNRRKAQRYWVWGLSSAALALVLFLVFLLLR; translated from the exons ATGGGTGCGCAAATTATATACTGTGATGGCTTCGAGGTGGTTCCTCCTCCCCCGGAGATGAACGACCTAATACTCATCGGAAGCGACCAATCCGGCGGCGGCGGCTCAAACTGCGGCGAATCGACTGTAACCACCGAAGAAGACGGGACTATTTTCTCCGGCGATAGTTCACCGGGATGGCGTGAAACCAAGCTTTTCTCTTTCTACTTCGTCAAGCAACCGGCTTACGATGATCTCGACATCAAATCCAAAATCAGTAAAGCTGATTCAGAGATTTATCACTGGAATAAACGGAGAATTGATGTCTACAGTGCTCAGAAATGCCAAAGG GCTGAGTTGTCGTCTTTGTATGCTCAAATGGAGAGTTTGGTTGCTAGATCGCAAGGACGTAAAGTGGTTTTGGAAGATAAGAAGATGGAGTTTGATTCTCTGCAGGAAGGTCTACGGTGCTCTAGCAGTGATGAACTTGACCATCTT ATCTTCACAGCACATTACGTGGTTGAACATGGAAGTGTGAAGGAAGAAGATTGGATGCTTCAAGAGACCGAGAAGCCTGGTGGGATGACTCTAAGTGATGACTCTCTTGCGCAGAAAGAAGCTTCCATACACAGTCTCAAG TTAATGGCTGTGGAAATGAATGAACTAAAGAAGGAGCTTGAAGCTATTGCATGGAACAATCAGCAGTTGAGTGACAAAATAGGACAGATTCAGAACAAGGTCATGGTTCTTGATGCAGAAATGTCATACATACTTGAGCAGAGAGACAAATCATATGAAAAGATTAAGATGCTGAGGATACAGCGAGACAAAGGG AACGCTGCGTTTTACCACAGCATTGCTGTTATGAAGAGAGCCAAAGAACTGGCTGCTTCTGGAAACGTTAGAGACCTTGAAGTGTACTCTAGCTCTGAG GTTGATAGGTTCATGGCTCGTTGGAACAATGACAAGGCTTATAGAGAGGACTACGTGAAAAGAATCTCGCATTCACTCTGTGAAAGACAGCTGAGCCGAGATGGGAGGATTAGAGATCCTGAAAGTGAAGCTCAGGCTGTTCGGGAGAAGCTGCTTAAGACTAGAAAGGAAGGTATGGCGGTTCACAAGATGAACAGAGAAGACTCCAGCTCAAACTCGTCTCAAGATGGGAATGTAATCACTGAAAAGCAAAAGAAagaagtgaggaagaaggcgATGGATTTCAACAGGTCAAGTGCTGAGGAGAGTGATGTTATAGACTTGGAGTTCCCGGTGTATGAAAATCCGAAAAAAGGAGAGGTTGATGAAGAAACATTGAAGGAGAAGAAACGAGAAGAGCAGCTAGAGAAAGCTCAGTTAGCTATGGAAAGGAAGAGGAAGCTACAAGAGAAAGCAACTGCTAAAGCTGCTATAAGAGCTCAAAAGGAAGCTGAAAAGAAACTCAAG gAGTGTGAGAAGAAGGCGAAGAAGAAAGCTGCATCAAACTCTTCTCTTCTCAAATCACAAGAAGCAATCAATGAGCTTGAAAAGGTGAGTACTATAGCAGTCTCAGGGAAAGAGAAGCAGAGATCAATGTTTCCAAAGAGGAGTTTCAGGTACAAACACCGTGCAAGAGGAACCGAAGCTCTTCCTAAAGCTATCCTAAACCGTAGAAAGGCTCAGAGGTATTGGGTTTGGGGACTCTCCTCTGCTGCACTTGCTCTAGTGCTCTTCCTTGTGTTTTTACTATTACGGTGA
- the LOC106397216 gene encoding VQ motif-containing protein 19-like, with protein METTTKPNPSSTTSSSASSSIINGSLHHHIITRSDHYPTTFVQADTSTFKQVVQMLTGTSSPRSPDSPRPPPSPSGKSTFVIPPVKTTQPKKHSGNKLYERRSNNSSLKNSLMINTLMIGGGNGAGSPRFSPRNQEILSPSCLDFPKLALNSPVTPLKHGGDGNDGDPFDRMSPLSEEERAISEKGYYLHRSPISTPRESEPQLLPLFPVTSPRVSAASPDYSTS; from the coding sequence ATGGAGACCACAACGAAACCAAACCCATCTTCCACTACTTCATCATCAGCTTCCTCTTCCATTATCAATGGATCTCTACATCACCACATCATCACCAGATCTGATCATTACCCAACAACTTTCGTTCAAGCAGACACTTCCACTTTCAAACAAGTCGTCCAGATGCTAACCGGCACCTCCTCCCCGAGATCCCCAGACTCGCCGCGTCCTCCTCCGTCTCCTTCCGGCAAGAGTACTTTCGTTATTCCACCGGTCAAAACGACGCAGCCGAAGAAACACTCGGGAAACAAACTCTACGAGAGGAGATCGAACAACAGCAGCCTCAAGAACAGCCTCATGATTAACACACTCATGATCGGCGGCGGAAACGGTGCCGGAAGCCCAAGATTCTCGCCGAGAAACCAGGAGATTCTGTCGCCTAGCTGTCTTGACTTCCCGAAGCTAGCACTGAACAGCCCCGTGACGCCGCTGAAACACGGTGGCGACGGGAACGACGGTGACCCTTTCGACAGGATGTCGCCATTGTCGGAGGAAGAGAGAGCGATCTCGGAGAAAGGTTATTACTTGCATAGGTCGCCTATTTCAACTCCGAGGGAATCGGAGCCGCAGCTTTTGCCGCTGTTTCCTGTTACTTCTCCGAGAGTATCGGCTGCTTCACCggattattcaacttcttga
- the LOC106402238 gene encoding 3-hydroxybutyryl-CoA dehydrogenase — protein sequence MAEIKCVGVVGAGQMGSGIAQLAATNGLDVWIMDADRDALSRATASISSSLNRFVSKGVISKEVGDDAMRRLRLTSNLQDLRSADIIVEAILESEDIKKKLFKDLDGIAKSSAILASNTSSISITRLASATQRPSQVIGMHFMNPPPIMKLVEIIRGADTSEETFIATKALAERFGKTTVCSQDYAGFIVNRILMPMINEAFHTLYTGVATKEDIDSGMKHGTNQPMGPLELADLIGLDVCLSIMKVLHQGLGDSKYAPCPLLVQYVDAGRLGRKRGMGVYDYRKKPVTPSPRL from the exons ATGGCGGAGATAAAGTGCGTCGGAGTAGTGGGTGCTGGTCAGATGGGTTCAGGAATCGCGCAGCTCGCCGCCACGAACGGCCTTGACGTTTGGATCATGGACGCTGATCGTGATGCGCTCTCTCGAGCCACCGCATCTATCTCCTCCTCCCTCAATCGTTTTGTCTCCAAAGGCGTAATATCCAAG GAAGTGGGTGATGATGCTATGCGTCGTCTACGTTTAACATCCAACCTCCAAGATCTGCGTTCTGCTGATATCATCGTGGAAGCCATTTTGGAGTCCGAAGACATTAAGAAGAAACTGTTCAAGGATTTAGATGGCATAGCCAAGAGTTCTGCGATTCTAGCTTCTAACACAAGTTCCATCTCCATTACTCGTCTTGCTTCCGCAACACAAAGACCTAGCCAG GTCATTGGAATGCACTTTATGAACCCTCCTCCAATAATGAAACTGGTTGAGATCATTCGCGGCGCTGATACCTCAGAAGAGACCTTTATTGCTACAAAAGCACTAGCTGAAAGGTTTGGGAAGACAACAGTGTGCTCACAAGACTACGCGGGCTTCATCGTGAACAGGATCCTCATGCCGATGATCAATGAAGCGTTCCACACACTTTACACAGGGGTGGCTACTAAGGAGGACATTGACAGCGGGATGAAACACGGCACAAACCAGCCGATGGGGCCTCTGGAGTTAGCGGATTTAATCGGTCTAGACGTGTGCTTGTCGATAATGAAAGTGCTGCATCAGGGACTTGGGGACTCTAAATACGCTCCCTGTCCTCTTCTTGTACAGTACGTTGATGCTGGAAGATTAGGAAGAAAACGAGGAATGGGAGTTTATGACTACCGTAAGAAGCCTGTTACTCCATCTCCTCGGCTATGA
- the LOC106399998 gene encoding uncharacterized protein LOC106399998 produces the protein MPIRLSIKRLVTVTISKTHGGDVSGYVLRHATTRFDRLFTAFRQTESMRDRHDDRSTASYVSDKAKEGVTKATDAALNAGDNMKDAMDGAWKAAKETGQNISEAVAGDDDTGDRIQEDKVAVELKDVSQPVDTTEYRGVEELHQQTDGENKSP, from the exons ATGCCGATTAGGTTGTCGATTAAGAGACTCGTGACGGTGACCATTTCAAAAACTCATGGCGGAGATGTCTCCGGTTATGTCCTCCGACACGCTACCACCCGGTTCGACCGCCTCTTCACCGCATTTAGGCAAACCGAG AGCATGAGAGACCGTCACGACGATAGGTCCACAGCGAGTTACGTGTCAGATAAGGCAAAGGAAGGGGTGACAAAAGCGACGGATGCAGCCTTGAACGCAGGAGATAACATGAAGGATGCGATGGACGGGGCCTGGAAAGCTGCCAAGGAAACGGGTCAGAACATCAGCGAAGCCGTTGCCGGAGATGATGACACCGGCGATAGGATTCAAGAGGACAAGGTCGCGGTGGAGTTGAAGGATGTTAGCCAGCCTGTTGATACGACGGAGTATAGGGGTGTGGAGGAACTACATCAGCAAACCGACGGTGAAAATAAATCACCGTGA
- the LOC106397445 gene encoding squamosa promoter-binding-like protein 5: MEGQRSQRWGYLKDKAIATSLAEEEMENSMDGEEDDTGDEDKRKRVMERARGPNTERVPLRLCLVDRCTANLTEAKQYYRRHKVCEVHAKASSATVAGVKQRFCQQCSRFHELAEFDETKRSCRRRLAGHNERRRKISGDSYGEGSGRRAVSLTQTQERNRIDMKLPMTNSPFKRPQIR, from the exons ATGGAGGGTCAGAGATCACAACGCTGGGGTTACTTGAAAGACAAGGCTATAGCCACCAGCCTTGCTGAAGAAGAAATGGAAAATAGCATGGATGGAGAGGAGGATGATACTGGAGATGAAGACAAAAGGAAGAGAGTGATGGAGAGAGCTAGAGGTCCTAACACAGAACGTGTTCCCTTGCGGCTGTGCCTGGTCGATAGGTGCACTGCTAACTTAACTGAGGCCAAGCAGTATTACCGCAGACACAAAGTCTGTGAGGTTCATGCAAAGGCATCTTCTGCAACTGTTGCTGGAGTCAAGCAACGTTTTTGTCAACAATGCAGCAG GTTCCATGAGCTAGCAGAGTTTGATGAAACTAAAAGAAGTTGCAGGAGGCGCTTAGCTGGACACAATGAGAGGAGGCGGAAGATATCTGGTGACAGTTACGGAGAAGGGTCAGGCCGGAGAGCGGTTAGCTTGACACAGACTCAAGAAAGAAACAGGATAGACATGAAACTTCCTATGACTAACTCACCATTCAAGCGACCACAGATCAGATAA
- the LOC106397444 gene encoding probable protein phosphatase 2C 39, which translates to MQLQQKQLWCHLPNYPFSLSPFLSLTLAKQDSFACSLHITYIKLCFHLQAMAAGKEIFHKMKESVKEKVGLGASDSADSGKGKSKMSKQITHGFHLVKGKAFHEMEDYVVAKFKEVDDNELGLFAIFDGHLSHEIPDYLCSHLFDNILNEPNFWQEPEKAIKKAYYITDTKILDKASDLGKGGSTAVTAILINCQKLVVANVGDSRAVLSKGGVAKPLSVDHEPNMEKDEIENRGGFVSNFPGDVPRVDGQLAVARAFGDKSLKMHLSSEPYVTVEIIEDDAEFLILASDGLWKVMSNQEAVDSIKGIKDAKSAAKHLSEEAVARKSSDDISVVVVKFH; encoded by the exons ATGCAACTGCAACAAAAACAGCTATGGTGTCATCTTCCCAActaccctttctctctctccccctttctctctcttacGCTCGCAAAACAAGATAGCTTCGCCTGTTCTTTGCATATTACGTATATAAAATTGTGTTTCCATCTTCAAGCCATGGCCGCCGGTAAGGAAATTTTCCACAAGATGAAGGAATCTGTGAAG GAGAAAGTTGGGCTTGGTGCATCTGATTCTGCAGATTCAGGGAAAGGCAAGAGCAAGATGTCTAAGCAGATCACGCATGGTTTCCACTTGGTCAAAGGGAAAGCTTTTCACGAGATGGAGGATTACGTGGTCGCCAAATTCAAAGAAGTTGACGACAACGAGCTTGGCCTTTTCGCTATCTTCGATGGCCATCTTAGCCACGAGATCCCTGACTATTTGTGCTCCCATTTGTTTGACAACATCTTGAATGAG CCAAATTTCTGGCAAGAACCAGAGAAAGCGATCAagaaagcttattatataacgGACACGAAGATTCTAGACAAGGCATCTGATTTGGGGAAAGGCGGTTCAACTGCTGTCACTGCGATATTAATCAATTGCCAGAAGCTGGTGGTTGCTAACGTTGGCGACTCTCGTGCTGTTCTTAGCAAAGGTGGTGTTGCCAAGCCACTCTCAGTTGATCACGAGCCCAACATGGAGAAGGATGAGATAGAGAACAGAGGAGGATTCGTTTCAAACTTCCCTG GGGACGTTCCTAGAGTTGATGGTCAACTAGCTGTGGCAAGGGCCTTTGGTGATAAGAGTTTGAAGATGCATTTGAGTTCAGAACCATATGTTACTGTGGAGATAATTGAAGACGATGCAGAGTTTCTTATACTAGCAAGTGATGGGCTTTGGAAG GTCATGTCGAACCAAGAAGCAGTTGACTCAATTAAAGGAATAAAAGATGCAAAATCTGCAgcaaagcacctctcagaggAGGCTGTTGCAAGAAAAAGCTCAGATGATATCTCAGTGGTCGTCGTTAAATTTCACTGA